In Stieleria varia, one genomic interval encodes:
- a CDS encoding flagellar motor protein MotB, which yields MGKRKPPEPSTPSKAYLVSFGDTMTALLAFFIVLNSLAKEQTGANMYSGTGSFVKAFSNSGLPGGLPGNRSRNMIQQEQQKPIYALSENLEKNLDKTGPDDTDKKDQIKDRDKENFQKFLTDIEKQFGLKNRPELINQIVFDSFEPNDRGTGGLSKHAIELLSEAITKLRRSNSNIEIILWANMPSPASLANRLDQSVSIRREVEQMFWLTAGEKSRIRYRVKPWLFADAKRPIVSIIFSRLGDTPLALVP from the coding sequence ATGGGAAAGAGAAAACCACCTGAGCCGAGTACTCCTAGCAAGGCGTACCTCGTTTCCTTTGGAGACACGATGACCGCCCTTCTGGCATTCTTCATCGTTCTCAATTCTCTGGCGAAGGAGCAGACGGGCGCAAACATGTACTCCGGCACCGGATCCTTTGTCAAAGCGTTCTCCAACTCGGGACTTCCGGGCGGACTTCCGGGAAACAGATCCCGCAACATGATCCAACAGGAGCAGCAGAAACCGATCTATGCCCTGAGCGAGAACCTCGAGAAAAATCTAGACAAAACAGGTCCAGACGATACGGACAAAAAGGATCAGATCAAAGACCGTGACAAAGAAAACTTTCAAAAGTTCCTGACGGACATCGAGAAACAGTTTGGACTGAAAAATCGCCCCGAGCTAATCAACCAAATCGTTTTTGACTCCTTCGAGCCGAACGACCGTGGGACGGGCGGCTTGAGCAAACATGCCATTGAACTGCTCTCCGAAGCGATCACCAAGCTGCGTCGGTCCAACTCCAACATCGAAATCATTCTGTGGGCAAATATGCCGAGTCCCGCAAGCCTCGCGAATCGACTCGATCAATCGGTTTCTATTCGGCGCGAGGTGGAGCAAATGTTCTGGCTGACCGCTGGTGAGAAAAGTCGGATCCGATACCGTGTCAAACCTTGGCTATTCGCTGACGCCAAGCGACCCATCGTCTCCATCATTTTCTCGCGATTGGGTGACACACCATTGGCATTGGTCCCGTAG